One segment of Octopus sinensis linkage group LG27, ASM634580v1, whole genome shotgun sequence DNA contains the following:
- the LOC115225453 gene encoding uncharacterized protein LOC115225453, whose amino-acid sequence MLRFAIVLCLASVAYGCCAPEYFTAHTLIRAYVNESFIKGSGVVFYDYSGGIYSAFTNLTVDAEHQIFSLTSTHVDLNKGEVYIMTGGICYKTPLDKSWISQEDLPHCIPKSAKKIAQFSVGGPHEDVEMSTYMQRIKAGFREMTVTKHYCYPLQEVFYTQTKSQQGHNQRTATMSQLANLEEFIEDPSVFEIPSICFKSSYNKPPPPVQEKLVSLGFMSPYVL is encoded by the exons atgtTGAGGTTTGCTATAGTCCTATGCTTGGCTTCTGTAGCCTATGGCTGCTGTGCCCCAGAATATTTCACTGCTCACACCTTGATTAGAGCCTATGTCAATGAGAGTTTCATTAag GGTTCTGGCGTAGTATTCTATGACTACAGCGGTGGAATTTACTCAGCTTTCACCAACCTTACCGTAGATGCAGAGCACCAGATTTTCTCCCTGACCAGCACTCATGTCGACTTGAACAAG GGTGAAGTTTACATTATGACTGGCGGAATTTGTTACAAAACACCATTGGACAAAAGCTGGATCAGCCAAGAGGATTTGCCACACTGTATTCCAA AGTCTGCAAAGAAAATAGCCCAGTTTTCAGTTGGAGGGCCACATGAGGATGTTGAGATGAGCACCTACATGCAGAGGATAAAAGCAGGTTTCCGTGAGATGACCGTTACCAAACACTACTGCTATCCCCTGCAAGAGGTCTTCTACACACAGACAAAGAGCCAACAGGGACACAACC AGAGAACAGCAACAATGAGTCAGTTGGCCAACCTTGAAGAGTTCATTGAGGACCCAAGTGTCTTTGAAATCCCTTCAATATGTTTCAAATCTTCTTACAATAAG